Proteins found in one Gammaproteobacteria bacterium genomic segment:
- the ftsH gene encoding ATP-dependent zinc metalloprotease FtsH: MNDMVKNLILWAVIVVVLMSVFNNFTKTNKPTAELSYSQFVEEVRSGQIREVTIEADNRTIHGYRSDGKKFTAYNPNDTKLVDELLQNNVVIQTNPGQSRSILVDIFISWFPMLLLIGVWIFLMRQMQGGGGSRGAMSFGKSKARLMGEDQIKVTFADVAGVEEAKEEVGELVEFLRDPSKFQKLGGKIPRGVLMVGSPGTGKTLLAKAIAGEAKVPFFTISGSDFVEMFVGVGASRVRDMFSQAKKHAPCIIFIDEIDAVGRHRGAGLGGGHDEREQTLNQLLVEMDGFEGSEGVIVIAATNRPDVLDPALLRPGRFDRQVTVPLPDLRGREQILKVHMRKVPLGKDVRADLIARGTPGFSGADLANLVNEAALFAARANKRSVEMNEFERAKDKIIMGAERKSMVMSDDEKKLTAYHEAGHAIVGRLMPEHDPVYKVTIIPRGRALGVTMFLPEEDRYSHSKQRLECQISTLFGGRLAEEIIFGAEAVTTGASNDIERATDIARGMVTKWGLSEKMGPLAYSEEEGEVFLGHSVAQRKTVSDETAHTIDGEVRKIIDFNYDRAKTILMDNLEKLHVMAKALIKYETIDSDQIDDIMEGKTPRVPKDWEDDEPDEGGSAAPADVDEPGPIGGPASLH; encoded by the coding sequence ATGAATGATATGGTGAAAAATTTAATTTTATGGGCAGTCATAGTCGTTGTACTAATGTCTGTCTTTAATAACTTCACGAAAACAAATAAGCCAACTGCTGAGTTGTCTTATTCGCAATTTGTTGAAGAGGTTCGCTCTGGTCAAATCAGGGAAGTGACCATAGAAGCAGATAACCGAACAATTCATGGTTATAGGTCAGATGGCAAGAAATTCACAGCATATAATCCAAATGACACGAAGTTAGTCGATGAGTTATTGCAAAATAATGTCGTCATTCAAACTAACCCTGGGCAGTCGCGATCAATACTAGTTGATATATTTATTAGTTGGTTCCCCATGCTGTTGTTGATTGGAGTATGGATATTCCTTATGCGCCAAATGCAAGGTGGTGGTGGTTCGCGCGGTGCAATGTCATTTGGTAAAAGTAAAGCGCGCTTAATGGGTGAAGATCAAATTAAAGTCACATTTGCAGATGTAGCAGGTGTTGAAGAAGCAAAAGAAGAAGTCGGTGAGCTAGTTGAATTCTTGCGTGACCCAAGTAAGTTCCAAAAGCTAGGCGGAAAAATTCCACGCGGTGTACTCATGGTGGGCTCGCCGGGTACTGGTAAAACATTATTAGCTAAAGCCATTGCTGGTGAAGCCAAAGTGCCATTCTTTACAATCTCTGGTTCAGACTTTGTCGAAATGTTTGTAGGTGTTGGCGCCTCGCGAGTTCGCGATATGTTTTCACAAGCTAAAAAGCATGCACCATGCATTATCTTTATTGATGAGATTGACGCAGTGGGCCGCCATCGTGGTGCTGGTCTAGGTGGTGGTCATGATGAGCGTGAGCAAACACTTAACCAGTTATTGGTTGAAATGGATGGTTTCGAAGGTAGTGAAGGTGTGATTGTCATTGCAGCGACTAACCGCCCAGACGTGCTAGACCCTGCCTTATTAAGACCTGGTCGATTCGATCGCCAAGTGACTGTGCCATTGCCAGACTTACGTGGAAGAGAACAAATTCTAAAAGTACATATGCGTAAAGTACCACTAGGTAAAGATGTACGCGCCGATTTAATTGCTCGTGGAACACCAGGATTTTCTGGCGCCGATTTAGCTAACCTTGTTAATGAGGCTGCTTTATTTGCTGCGCGCGCAAACAAACGTAGTGTAGAAATGAATGAGTTCGAACGCGCAAAAGATAAGATCATTATGGGTGCTGAGCGCAAATCCATGGTGATGAGTGATGATGAAAAGAAACTGACTGCTTATCATGAAGCGGGTCATGCCATTGTTGGTCGGTTGATGCCAGAACATGACCCTGTGTATAAAGTAACGATTATTCCTCGTGGGCGTGCTCTAGGTGTCACTATGTTCTTACCTGAAGAAGATCGATACAGTCACAGCAAGCAACGATTAGAATGCCAAATTTCTACACTCTTTGGTGGGCGTCTTGCAGAAGAAATTATCTTTGGTGCTGAAGCAGTAACTACAGGCGCCTCTAATGATATTGAGCGTGCGACTGACATTGCGCGAGGCATGGTAACGAAATGGGGATTGTCCGAAAAAATGGGCCCCCTTGCTTATAGTGAAGAAGAGGGTGAAGTTTTCCTAGGCCACTCTGTTGCACAGCGTAAAACAGTGTCTGATGAGACTGCCCATACTATTGATGGTGAAGTGAGGAAGATTATCGACTTTAACTATGATCGTGCCAAAACCATTCTAATGGATAATTTAGAAAAACTTCATGTGATGGCAAAAGCGTTAATAAAATATGAAACCATCGATTCAGATCAGATCGATGACATCATGGAAGGTAAAACACCTAGAGTTCCTAAAGATTGGGAAGATGATGAGCCCGATGAAGGCGGCAGTGCTGCACCAGCAGATGTCGATGAGCCAGGTCCAATCGGAGGTCCGGCTAGCCTACACTAG
- a CDS encoding RlmE family RNA methyltransferase has product MARSKSSSRWISRQSKDHYVAKAKAEGYRSRAVYKLQEIDGKYQIFHPNQFIVDLGAAPGAWCQYVVKNISGTSGKVIGLDILEMDPIEGVCVIQGDFTEDETLAQLVSSLNNHPVDLVLSDIAPNISGNKAVDQPKSMYLAELALDFARQHLTKGGVFAVKLFQGEGYAPYIQELRTSFRRVATFKPQASRKESREMYAVARDFEL; this is encoded by the coding sequence GTGGCACGTAGTAAAAGCAGTTCGCGCTGGATCAGTCGACAAAGTAAGGATCACTATGTCGCAAAAGCAAAAGCAGAAGGTTATCGTTCTCGCGCTGTTTATAAACTGCAAGAAATTGATGGCAAATACCAGATATTTCATCCTAACCAATTTATAGTCGATCTTGGTGCAGCACCAGGTGCATGGTGCCAGTATGTAGTGAAAAATATTTCAGGCACATCCGGTAAGGTCATAGGCCTAGACATACTAGAGATGGACCCTATTGAAGGTGTGTGTGTTATACAAGGAGACTTTACTGAGGACGAAACACTAGCTCAATTAGTTAGTTCGCTCAATAATCACCCAGTAGACCTTGTATTGTCAGACATCGCCCCCAATATATCTGGTAACAAGGCCGTCGATCAGCCTAAATCAATGTATTTGGCTGAACTCGCGCTAGACTTTGCTAGACAACACCTTACAAAAGGCGGTGTTTTTGCCGTTAAGTTATTCCAAGGTGAAGGATATGCACCATATATCCAGGAATTAAGGACTAGTTTTAGACGTGTAGCGACTTTTAAGCCGCAAGCATCTAGAAAAGAAAGCAGAGAGATGTATGCGGTCGCTCGCGATTTTGAGTTATAG
- the greA gene encoding transcription elongation factor GreA, which produces MNKVPLTARGAESLRDELKQLKSVDRPRVIEAIATAREHGDLKENAEYHAAREQQSFIEGRIQHIDGILSNAEIIDVTKLDTGGRIVFGTTVDLADEETGDEVTYQIVGEDEADIKKNLISVTSPIARALIGKNVGDIATVIAPGGEKEYEILDVHFI; this is translated from the coding sequence ATGAATAAAGTTCCTTTAACAGCGCGTGGCGCAGAAAGCTTGCGTGATGAATTAAAGCAGCTTAAATCAGTTGATCGTCCTCGAGTGATTGAAGCAATTGCGACGGCACGCGAACATGGTGATTTAAAAGAGAATGCTGAATACCACGCAGCGCGTGAACAGCAAAGTTTTATTGAAGGCCGCATTCAGCACATTGATGGAATTCTTTCCAATGCCGAAATTATTGATGTGACTAAATTAGATACTGGTGGGCGAATAGTTTTTGGTACCACTGTTGACTTGGCGGATGAGGAAACTGGAGATGAAGTCACGTATCAAATTGTTGGTGAAGACGAAGCTGATATAAAAAAGAATTTAATTTCTGTAACGTCTCCGATCGCACGTGCATTAATTGGCAAAAATGTAGGTGATATAGCCACTGTGATTGCACCAGGTGGCGAAAAAGAATACGAAATTTTAGATGTGCATTTTATCTGA